The genomic region GCGACATCCGTCGCCGTTTCCCTTAAGTAAGGTTTACCTAAAATTGACACCTTCGTCTACCCCCCGCCCGCCGCCGACAATCTCCCGTTCTCGGCGCGCGCCGGCCGGCTCAGCCTCGGCGTAGCTCTCCGCTGAGCAGCCAGATCAGGTAGAGACCGCCGATCGCGCCGGTGCTGAGCCCGACGGGCAGCTGGATCGCGTGCGGCAGCCGCTGCCCGGCGAAGTCCGCGGCCACCATGATCAGCGATCCCGTCAGCGCGGCGGGCACCAGGGACGTCGTCCCGGCCCGCACCAACCGGCGGGCTGTCTGCGGCGCGGCCAGCGCCACGAAGGCGATCGGACCCGCCGCCGCCGTGGCCACCGCGGTCAGGGCCACCCCGCAGACCACCAGCGACAGGCGCACCCGCTCGACCGGGATCCCCAGCGCGAGCGCGAGATCGTCCCCCAGCTCCACGATCTCGATGCGGCGGGCGAGGAGCAGGGTGATCGGCAGCAGGACGGCGAGTGCCGCCCACAGCGGGCCCGCGTACTCCCAGCTCCGGCCGTTGAGGCTGCCGACCAGCCAGCGCTGGGCCTCCTGCGCGGCGTCGAGCGAGGAGCGGCTGAGCAGGTAGGAGTTCACCGCCTCGGCGACCGCGGACACCCCGATCCCGACGAGGATCAGCCGCGTCCCCTGCATGCCGCGGCGGTAGGCCAGGGCGTACACGAGCAGGGCCGTGACGAGCCCGCCGAGGATCGCGCCGGCCGGGGTGCCGATCGGACTGTCGGGGAAGACCAGGATGACCAGAAGCGCACCCGTCGCCGACCCCGTGGTGAAACCGATGATGTCGGGGCTGCCGAGCGGGTTGCGGGACAGGCTCTGGAACAGCGCTCCGGCCACGCCGAGCGCGGCACCCACCCCGATGCCGATCACCAGCCGGGGCAACCGGAACCGCGTCACGATGATCTCCGCGCCCGGTGGGCCCGCGCCGAACAGGGTGCGCAGCACCTCGCCCACCGTCGCCGGGTACTCGCCGGTCATCAACGTCCAGACACCGAAGATCAGTACCAGCGCCGCCAGCACGACGCCGACCACGACGGCGCGCGGCCGGACCCGGATCGACACGCGGCCCGACAGCAACCGCACGGCCCGCCACGGAACCGGTTGAACCGGCTGAACCGGCTGAACCGGCGGCACCGGCGGCACCGGCGGCACCGGCGATCCAGTGTCGGCGGCGACCGCCCGGGTGCCTCCCACAGCGCCCCTGGCAGCGCCCCTCACAGCGCCACGGTCCGGCGGCGGCACAGGGCGATCAGGACGGGGGCTCCGATGAGGGCCGTGACGATCCCCGCCTCCAGCTCGCTCGGGGCCACGACGACCCGGCCGATCACGTCGGCCAACAGCACCAGGCCGGGCGCCAGCACCGCGGAGTAGGCCAGCACCC from Frankia alni ACN14a harbors:
- a CDS encoding FecCD family ABC transporter permease; its protein translation is MSIRVRPRAVVVGVVLAALVLIFGVWTLMTGEYPATVGEVLRTLFGAGPPGAEIIVTRFRLPRLVIGIGVGAALGVAGALFQSLSRNPLGSPDIIGFTTGSATGALLVILVFPDSPIGTPAGAILGGLVTALLVYALAYRRGMQGTRLILVGIGVSAVAEAVNSYLLSRSSLDAAQEAQRWLVGSLNGRSWEYAGPLWAALAVLLPITLLLARRIEIVELGDDLALALGIPVERVRLSLVVCGVALTAVATAAAGPIAFVALAAPQTARRLVRAGTTSLVPAALTGSLIMVAADFAGQRLPHAIQLPVGLSTGAIGGLYLIWLLSGELRRG